A genomic window from Labeo rohita strain BAU-BD-2019 chromosome 6, IGBB_LRoh.1.0, whole genome shotgun sequence includes:
- the LOC127167093 gene encoding G-protein coupled receptor 4-like — translation MSNTSALSLNSSVSGWRRPLWYQYEVCAEAPHWFIFYFGVKVLNLFAGVPLNVLVLWQILRKKSKGSTSDVFIFNLSILDTYFGLMTPVDMVNRLYFNSPSIWYSQRFAYGLKDVTPLFLTCICLDRYIAVVHPILFTGIRDTHIRIGVSAVVWGLILAYSLTKCLLGIMSVSEVFSGVILSAFFIMVFCNLSIIWVLRKSVAGKEAMNPVKKKAFKMVITVLAIIVGNYLPPVALMPFASTFSFMTLHCKVLLSVFSIMDLSCTVEPLLYISKMDGSAFCHCLQSPSKKPITVSV, via the coding sequence ATGTCAAACACCTCGGCTCTGAGCCTGAACTCCAGCGTCTCCGGGTGGCGCCGTCCGCTGTGGTACCAGTATGAAGTGTGTGCAGAAGCTCCTCACTGGTTCATCTTCTACTTTGGTGTGAAAGTGTTGAACCTGTTTGCAGGCGTTCCCCTGAACGTCCTCGTGTTGTGGCAGATTCTGAGGAAGAAGAGCAAAGGATCCACATCTGACGTCTTCATTTTCAACCTCTCCATCCTGGACACCTATTTCGGCCTCATGACGCCTGTCGACATGGTCAACCGGCTGTACTTTAACAGTCCGTCCATCTGGTACTCTCAGCGATTCGCCTACGGGCTGAAAGACGTGACTCCGTTATTCCTCACCTGTATTTGTCTGGATCGCTACATCGCCGTGGTCCATCCCATCCTGTTCACCGGGATCCGTGACACTCACATTCGAATCGGCGTCTCGGCGGTGGTGTGGGGACTCATCCTGGCCTACTCGCTGACCAAATGCCTCTTAGGCATCATGAGCGTCAGCGAGGTCTTCAGCGGCGTCATCCTCTCTGCCTTCTTCATCATGGTGTTCTGCAACCTCTCCATCATCTGGGTCCTCAGGAAGAGCGTCGCAGGGAAAGAAGCCATGAACCCGGTGAAGAAGAAGGCCTTCAAAATGGTGATTACCGTCCTGGCCATCATCGTGGGGAACTATCTGCCTCCCGTGGCTCTGATGCCGTTTGCGTCCACCTTCTCGTTCATGACGCTACACTGTAAGGTTCTTCTCAGCGTGTTCTCCATCATGGACCTGAGCTGCACCGTCGAGCCTCTGCTCTACATCTCTAAGATGGATGGATCTGCGTTCTGTCATTGCCTGCAGAGTCCCTCCAAGAAACCCATTACTGTGAGCGTCTGA
- the LOC127166269 gene encoding G-protein coupled receptor 4-like produces the protein MIITEVTLSFTAHFIIMSNTSTLNLNSSVSGWHRLPWYQFEECAEAPHWFLLYYGVKVLNLVAGVPLNVLVLWQILRKKSESSTSDVFIFNLSILDAYFGLMTPVDLSNRLYFNDASVWYSVRFAYGLKDVTPLFLTCICLDRYIAVVHPILFTGIRDTRFRIGVSAVVWGLILAYSLTKTFLGVMSVNEVFSGVILSAFFIMVFCNLSIIWVLRKSVAGKEAMNPVKKKAFKMVITVLAIIVGNYLPPVALMPFASTYSFVTFRCKISLCVFSIMDLSCTIEPLLYISKMERSTFCHCLQSA, from the coding sequence ATGATTATAACCGAAGTCACGCTCTCCTTCACAGCTCACTTCATCATCATGTCAAACACCTCGACTTTGAACCTAAACTCCAGCGTCTCCGGGTGGCACCGTCTGCCGTGGTATCAGTTCGAGGAGTGTGCGGAGGCTCCTCACTGGTTTCTTCTGTACTATGGTGTGAAAGTGTTGAATCTGGTTGCAGGCGTTCCCCTGAACGTCCTCGTGTTGTGGCAGATTCTGAGAAAGAAGAGCGAAAGCTCAACATCCGACGTCTTCATTTTCAACCTCTCCATCCTGGACGCTTATTTTGGCCTCATGACGCCTGTTGATCTTTCCAACCGGCTGTATTTCAACGACGCGTCCGTCTGGTACTCTGTGCGATTCGCCTATGGGCTGAAAGACGTGACTCCGTTATTCCTCACCTGTATTTGTCTGGATCGCTACATCGCCGTGGTCCATCCCATCCTGTTCACCGGGATCCGTGACACTCGATTCCGAATTGGCGTCTCGGCGGTGGTGTGGGGACTCATCCTGGCCTACTCGCTGACCAAAACCTTTTTGGGCGTCATGAGCGTGAACGAGGTCTTTAGCGGCGTCATCCTCTCTGCCTTCTTCATCATGGTGTTCTGCAACCTCTCCATCATCTGGGTCCTCAGGAAGAGCGTCGCAGGGAAAGAAGCCATGAACCCGGTGAAGAAGAAGGCCTTCAAAATGGTGATTACCGTCCTGGCCATCATCGTGGGGAACTATCTGCCTCCCGTGGCTCTGATGCCGTTTGCGTCCACCTATTCATTCGTGACGTTCCGCTGTAAGATCAGCCTCTGCGTGTTCTCCATCATGGACCTGAGCTGCACCATCGAGCCTTTGCTCTACATCTCTAAGATGGAGCGCTCCACGTTTTGTCATTGCCTTCAGAGCGCCTGA
- the LOC127166268 gene encoding uncharacterized protein LOC127166268 isoform X2: MSSSVSGFTDRSVIWETSDLSAYLHSSPWTPGVAVITHKSFSSTASLFHLPEDAFLHLLLGARTVAHLLCESLAVRRCALVHTPQKRAGAELHVVPLHGLESEWKPHLAAEEDFQPYDPGHISSKSGPRWTDADLEAVRSRIRARLPDPNAAANYTFLGDPSDPELFSRIVRGEEKQWRVWEDDGHVAFLTPFPNTPGLTVLVPRKPLSSDIFRLEEGDYRRLALATRKVSGLLEAGLGAWGVGLIFEGFEIDYAHAKLIPLVSSPDEAEVSLTCPTPEFFDRYPGYVTSISGPPASRESLQEICARITQR; encoded by the coding sequence ATGTCGTCGTCGGTGTCTGGGTTCACGGACAGGAGTGTGATCTGGGAGACGTCAGATCTGTCGGCGTATCTGCACTCGTCCCCGTGGACTCCAGGGGTCGCTGTCATCACCCATAAGAGCTTCAGCAGCACCGCCAGCCTCTTCCACTTACCTGAGGATGCATTTCTGCATCTGCTCCTGGGCGCAAGAACAGTCGCGCACTTGCTTTGTGAGAGTCTGGCGGTTCGGCGCTGCGCCTTGGTCCATACGCCGCAGAAACGGGCCGGTGCGGAGCTCCACGTCGTGCCCCTCCACGGCCTGGAGTCAGAGTGGAAACCTCACCTCGCTGCGGAGGAAGATTTCCAGCCGTACGATCCCGGACACATCAGCTCCAAGAGCGGGCCGCGCTGGACGGACGCCGATCTAGAGGCCGTCAGGAGCCGCATACGGGCTCGGCTGCCCGACCCGAACGCAGCGGCCAACTACACCTTCCTGGGCGATCCGTCCGATCCCGAGCTGTTCTCACGCATCGTGCGCGGAGAAGAGAAGCAGTGGAGAGTTTGGGAGGACGACGGCCATGTGGCGTTCCTCACGCCATTTCCCAACACGCCCGGACTCACCGTCCTGGTTCCGCGGAAGCCTCTGTCCAGTGACATATTCCGGCTGGAGGAAGGCGACTACCGACGCCTGGCGCTGGCGACCCGAAAGGTTTCCGGCCTTCTGGAGGCGGGGCTTGGTGCCTGGGGGGTGGGGCTTATCTTTGAAGGCTTTGAAATCGATTACGCTCACGCTAAACTGATTCCGCTCGTCTCTTCACCGGATGAGGCAGAGGTGAGCCTCACCTGTCCGACACCGGAGTTCTTTGACCGCTATCCGGGTTACGTGACGTCCATCAGCGGTCCGCCGGCCAGCAGGGAGAGTCTCCAAGAGATCTGTGCCAGAATTACCCAGCGCTAA
- the LOC127166268 gene encoding uncharacterized protein LOC127166268 isoform X1 gives MRIRPRWVLNGCAVCSLILGGFLGRMSSSVSGFTDRSVIWETSDLSAYLHSSPWTPGVAVITHKSFSSTASLFHLPEDAFLHLLLGARTVAHLLCESLAVRRCALVHTPQKRAGAELHVVPLHGLESEWKPHLAAEEDFQPYDPGHISSKSGPRWTDADLEAVRSRIRARLPDPNAAANYTFLGDPSDPELFSRIVRGEEKQWRVWEDDGHVAFLTPFPNTPGLTVLVPRKPLSSDIFRLEEGDYRRLALATRKVSGLLEAGLGAWGVGLIFEGFEIDYAHAKLIPLVSSPDEAEVSLTCPTPEFFDRYPGYVTSISGPPASRESLQEICARITQR, from the exons ATGAGAATTAGACCGCGCTGGGTTCTGAACGGCTGCGCCGTGTGTTCGCTCATACTCGGAGGTTTTTTAGGAAG AATGTCGTCGTCGGTGTCTGGGTTCACGGACAGGAGTGTGATCTGGGAGACGTCAGATCTGTCGGCGTATCTGCACTCGTCCCCGTGGACTCCAGGGGTCGCTGTCATCACCCATAAGAGCTTCAGCAGCACCGCCAGCCTCTTCCACTTACCTGAGGATGCATTTCTGCATCTGCTCCTGGGCGCAAGAACAGTCGCGCACTTGCTTTGTGAGAGTCTGGCGGTTCGGCGCTGCGCCTTGGTCCATACGCCGCAGAAACGGGCCGGTGCGGAGCTCCACGTCGTGCCCCTCCACGGCCTGGAGTCAGAGTGGAAACCTCACCTCGCTGCGGAGGAAGATTTCCAGCCGTACGATCCCGGACACATCAGCTCCAAGAGCGGGCCGCGCTGGACGGACGCCGATCTAGAGGCCGTCAGGAGCCGCATACGGGCTCGGCTGCCCGACCCGAACGCAGCGGCCAACTACACCTTCCTGGGCGATCCGTCCGATCCCGAGCTGTTCTCACGCATCGTGCGCGGAGAAGAGAAGCAGTGGAGAGTTTGGGAGGACGACGGCCATGTGGCGTTCCTCACGCCATTTCCCAACACGCCCGGACTCACCGTCCTGGTTCCGCGGAAGCCTCTGTCCAGTGACATATTCCGGCTGGAGGAAGGCGACTACCGACGCCTGGCGCTGGCGACCCGAAAGGTTTCCGGCCTTCTGGAGGCGGGGCTTGGTGCCTGGGGGGTGGGGCTTATCTTTGAAGGCTTTGAAATCGATTACGCTCACGCTAAACTGATTCCGCTCGTCTCTTCACCGGATGAGGCAGAGGTGAGCCTCACCTGTCCGACACCGGAGTTCTTTGACCGCTATCCGGGTTACGTGACGTCCATCAGCGGTCCGCCGGCCAGCAGGGAGAGTCTCCAAGAGATCTGTGCCAGAATTACCCAGCGCTAA